Part of the Spinacia oleracea cultivar Varoflay chromosome 5, BTI_SOV_V1, whole genome shotgun sequence genome, GACTGGCTAAAGCTATGCTTTTGTTGACTCGCTAAAGCTCGAAGAGTTTAAGGAGATTCGCTAAAGCTATGCTTTTGTTTACACGCTTATGCGAAGCTCTTGGTATGAAGTCGCTAAAGCGAAGCTTTCGGGTAGTCTTTTCAAAAATGACACCATGCATCCATTCCAGCAAAGCAGTCTTCAACACACAAACTTGTCTGCTACAATTTCCAGGCTGCTTCCCCAAATGACCAGCACAACCAGACCTGCTCAAAACATCATCACAGCAGCACTGTCACCCCACCACTTCCCTCTAACTGACCTTACATCATCAACAGCAGCAGTCAAGGCAGACAGCAACCATACAGCCCAACTGCAGAACCATAAGCTCAACATAACAACAGCCTTCAGTATCCTAACTGCTTCCCCATTAGAAACTGCCAGCAAACTGCAGTCAGCAGAACATAAATAAGAACAGGGCAGATCAGTAGCAGATCAGAGAATCAGCAAGCAGAGATCAGAACAGAAACCCCAGCTCAACAGAAATAAGTGAAACAGGACCCAGCAGTCCCAGAATAAGCCCATGACAGAACAGATCTGCATCACAGACAGCAGTTGATCAAACCAAGACCTATCAGCCTCGGTCCACTTCCTGCCAATCAGCTGCTGCACTCTAGTGCACACATCAAACTGTACTCTCTTGATCAAGGCAGCAGGGGTCATAAGAGCAGCATCCCAATATGCCTTGTTCCTAGCAAACCACAGAAACCAAGGCAGCAAGACATGAGAACACAATTTGCCTTTGAACTCTACTTTTGCAATTCCTTCCCCATTTCCTCCAAAGCTTCTCAAGAGGCCTACTGTGAATGCCAATCCAGTTACAGAGTCACTGTTTACACATATTACTATACTGACATTGAAAAAACACATGATTTGCATTTTCCATATCAATACCACAAAGTAAGCAATCCCCACAAACATCAACCCCTGCTTTAATTAACCTGTCCCTTGTTCTCAGCCTGTCATGAGCTAGCAACCAAGCAATAAAAGAGTGCCTTGGAATGTTATACTTATTCCATACCCAATAAGTCCATGGAACTGTCTGAGCCTCCCCTTTCACTTATAGCCTGCTTTAATGGTGTAAGCATTGCCAGAACCCCACCCATTTGACAGGAACCCACCCTTCATTTCCATCTTCAGTCTACAGATAACCTTCCAAGACCAACTGGCTTCCCTAGGTGGGACATACTCCCACCAGTCCTGCTGTTTTAAGTACACACTATGTACCCATTTCACCCAAACATTATCTGCTTTTTTAGCTACAGCCCAAATATACTTCCCAAGATAAGCAATATTTCGAACACCTAAACCACCATTGGCTTTAGGCTTACAAACCACACCCCGAGACACAAGACTTAGTATAAGTAGCAGTCCCTTCCCATAGAAAGGTCCTACATATACTATGAATTTTGCTCAAAACAGACACAGGAAGCATAAACACACCAGCCCAGTATAGATGAATATTCATCAACACAGAATTAATCAACTGTAATCTGCCACTATAAGAAAGGTGTCTTGAAAACTCTTACCCGTTTGAACATTTTTTCCACTAAAGCATCACAATCAGAAACATTTCATCTTTTAGTAGATAAAGGGATGCCCAAGTATCTGAAAGGAAGAGAGCCCACGGAGAAACCAGAAGCATTCAAAATACTGTTTTTCACATTTTGCTGCACATTTCCAAAGTAGACAGCAGACTTTTGGGGATTTGCAGAGAGACCAGAGGCAAGGGAGAAGGTATAGAACCCCCTAAGCAATAAAATAACAGACTGAAGATCACCTTTGCTAAACATGATCAAATCATCggcaaagaaaaatgaagggaaATAGCTTTACACATAGAATGATATTTGAAACTTGGAACAGTTCCCACCTTATTTAAGATTCTACTTAGATACTCCATGCACAGCACAAACAGAAGGGGAGAAAGTGGATCCCCTTGTCTAAGACCCTTCCTTCCAGGGAAGTAGCCATGCAAACcaccattaaaaaaaaaaatggagtatTTAGGGGAAGTGACACAGAGCATGATCCATTTAGTGAAGCAAACAGGAAACTCCAAGGCAATCAACATTTCATGAAGAAAATCCCAACTGATAGAATCATAAGCCTTTTTAAGATCCATTTTAACCACACATCTAGGAGAGATCGATTTCCTATTGTAATGTTTAAACAGATCATGGCTAATCTGTTATGCACAATGTATCTATCAGGGATGAAAGCACTCTGATTTGAGGAGACTATATCAGGCAGCACAAGCCTAAGCCTTGAACATAAAAGCTTAGAAATCGTTTTGTAGATAACAGAGCAATATGCAATAGGCCTATAGTCCATGACACTCTTGGGTTGGTCAGACTTAGGAATCATAGTTAGGGAGGTACTAGCAATCTGCCCTAACTATTTACCACTGTTAAAAAAATCCAAGATAGCTGCAATAACATCCATCCCCACTACATCCCAAGAATCCTTGAAGAACTTGCTACTATAACCATCTGGGCCAGGACTTTTGTTATTAGGAATAGAAAAAAGAGTTTTCCTTACCTCATCAGATTGAAAAGGTAAGCATAATaaccttttatgctcatcaTTAAGCACTGGACCATTCTTGATAACATCAACATTCACATGAATTCTGTCAGTCACTTCAGACCCTAGCAGTTGAGTGTAATAATCGATGAATGCATGAGGCACATCATTAGGATTATTGATCATTTGACCCTGAGCATCCTGGATAGCAAacactttctttttcttctttcttgCTTTAATAGAAGCATGGAATAAAGTTATGATCCCCTCCAAAAGCATAGCTTTAGCTATTACAAATccgaaagcttcgcttaagctcAAAAGCTCGAAGAAGGTTGTTTACATGCTTAAACTTCGCTTTAGCTTGAAAACAAGCAAGGGCGAAGTTGCGCTAACGCGCTATATCTTGGTCCAAAAGCATAGCTTTAGCTATTACAAATCCAAAAACTTCGCTTTAGCGACTTCTTATCCTTTGAGCCAATGAGCTTTGGCTTTTTGTTTCAGGAATTTCTTCTTAGCTTTTGAGAGAAACAAGTAATTACGCAAAGCTTGTTTCTCTTCAACTGCTAAATTAGTATTACTAGGATCAGCTTGCAATTGATTCTGAATGGCTATCAGGTTTTGATTTGCAACATCAGCCTGTTTCTCAATATctgaaaataaagcaacattcagatttttccttttttagatGTTTCAGTTTAGTTACCACCTTATACATACAAGTCCCTCTGATATCTTCCTCCCACACTCTTTTCACAGAAGAAAGAAAACCCGGAGCTTCTGCCCACATGTTGAAGTATCTGAAGGGGCAGTTCCTCATCTGAGAAAGATTGGTAAACTGGACAATCCCAGGGCAATGATCAAACCTCAGTCAAAAAATGTAGAATCAGGCATAGAATCCAACCAGATAGAATGAATTAAAACCCTATCTATTTTACTGCATACTCTATTCACACCCAGCTGCTTGTTGGTCCAAGTAAAAAAAGGTCCAGTAGCTTTCAGATCTTGTAGGTCACAACTATCCACACACTGCCTAAAATAATGAACCTCAGCCAGACTAACAGAAGACCCATGTCTCTCATTCTTGTTAAGGACATTGTTAAAGTCACCTAAAACAATCCAAGGATCAGCCATACGAGCACCAATTTCACATAAATCATGCCAAAGGTGCATTCTAGATTCTAGCTTGAATGGAACCCACAACAATCCGAATCAAATCCAGATGCCAATCCAATGAGTTCGATTTCCCGCAGCTGGAAGTCAAGCTAGCAGCGTAGTCGCCGACAGAGAAAGAGAAGACCAGATCTTGGACTTGCAAGCTCTCTCGATGTAGTGCCTTTCACTCTGCTACTTCAAGATATTGCGTAAAAAAGAAAGGGAGGCCGCTCCTTCAAACCTGACTGGCCCCGATCCCCATCCAACCCCAGCTACTGGGCAGGACCCGGCGGAGgataaaagaataaaacaagaaaaaatagcGCGCTTACTTGACAACATGGTGACACTGGAAGAAGAGGTAAAAACACTTTGTTCGCGTGATGCCGTTTTTATGTCTACTAAAGATTGAAAAGAATTAAATGAGGACTTAGATCTTATTTTGGACATGTTGGATAAACTTAAAAAGGATTGAACTTTGAGGCTCCATTTGTGACTATTGGACAAATTTCTCCTTTTGTTTTCTTCTTGTTCTTTGCCATAACACCTATTCCGGGACAAGTTGGGACTTGTTGTTTCTTTGTGGTCGTAACAGCTATCAAGGAGACGAAAAGCTATGTGAAGTAAAAGAAAGAGGAAAGGGTCGCCGACTGCTACTAAGAACCTAACAGAACTTTTCAAAATGTGGATTCTAAAATTGTGTAGGTCGGGGTTGAGAATTGGGAGTGGCAAAATCCACGAAATATAGCTGACCCTCTTTTCGCAACAAGGTAGCCGTAGGGAAACCAGTGGCTGGATCAAATCCTTATCCTCTTCTTCCGCCTACTCCATTCCCCGATTGACCGCCTCTCAATCCAAAAGCATAGCTTTAGCGATTACATACCTATACTATAGCCCAAAGAAAAAGGTTTGTATAATCGTAAATGCCTGTTCAAAGAAAGGACTTCCCGCACCGAGAGTGTCCAGGCTATCATAAACCTGGGAGAGATATTCCAGATTGTTGGGGTCCACCCCGGTGAGCATCGCATCTAAAACATCGTCCATCATTTTTCCGTGTGGTAGCACAATATGCTCAGCTTCTAATAAAGCACTTTTCTACAATTGCTTCTTGGAAGGTATCCGATATAGATTCACGTACCTTCTCCTCGAAATTTTGATTAGTTACGCCAGCTGGATTTTCATTAGTCGCCGGACGAAGTCTAGCAACTCGAAAAACCGCCAGAATCCAAACGCACGCCGGAAAGGCTCAAGCGGGATTCCCCCTTAGTTCTATTAGGAAACTTAAGACTAGATTGTCCAGTCCAATTCATTGTTCATGAATTTCTGAATTCTTTCAAATTCTCGCTCCTTGCAGGCGGAGCGGCATACCGAAAAAAAGAAAAGCGTTATCGGATTTGAAGCGATGACTTAAGCATAAATACCTCGCTTTTGTtcaattataaataaataaaaattttgaTGGAGATTTATAGCATCATTCAAGTAAATACAGATTAAGATCGTAAAAACATGAGCTTGTAATATAGCTACACCTAATTCAAGACCGGTTAATGCAAGAACTATAAATAAAGGACCAAGATCTCCTATGAAATATAAAAGATCATTCATACATAGCATAGTCCAAGCGAACCCACTTAAAATCTTTACTGAACTATGACCGGCCATCATATTAGCAAATAAACGTATTCCTGAGCTTAATGCGCGAAAACAATGAGGGATTAGCTCAAGGAGTACTAAAAAAGGTGCTAACGGCAGTGGGACTCCTGCAGGTAATGAGAAGCTTAAAAAATGAAGACCATTTCTTTGAAATCCCACTATAGTAATGCCaataaaaatggaaaatgaaagaCCCAAAGTAATGAGAAAATGACTTGTAACTGTAAAGCTATAGGGTATCATACCCTGGAGATTACGAaataacaaaaaagtaaaagtGACCAAGATGCAAGGGAAAAACTTTTGTTTCACATTTCCGGAAAGACCCCCTATTTGTTCGTTTACCAGGTTCAGCACGAAATCATAAATAAGCTCTACCAAGGATTGCCAAACATTTGGTACTGAGTTTCCTCCTCCCTTTTTAGTAACAAAATGAAGCAGAAGTAGGACCAAACTGAGAGTTAGCAGCATAAACAAAGATGGATTTGTGAATGAGAAATACAAGTTTCCTATTTTCATAGGAATCAATGGGAGAATGGAAAATTGCTCAAGTGGGCTGAAGGCCGTAATCGTAATAAACACTTTTCATTTCATCCCTCTAGTTCCGCTTCTTGCTCCAAAATGAGGAAAGACTTGTCGGAAATCACCGGTTGGGTTGGTCCGACCAAGAAAGGCATGGGAGTCTTTGGGCATTGCTTTCTTCTCTTATTCCATTTCTAGTTGGATGAAAAAAGTGCTCCTAAAGGACTTCTCAAGGACCGAGGAAGTACTATCCAAAAACTTCGCTTAAGCAAGTCAACTACCATACTTATTCAAGTAAGCAATCCGAATGTCCGATTGACAGCCTGCCATAAGTTCATATGGTGTCGTGAGCTTAAGACCGAAGGATGAGTTAAGGAGGAACAAGGTAACCATACGGTTATAATCTGGAGGTAAGTGAATAAAGGCAGCAAAGCCAATCAATCTCATTTAGGATCTCGcctctttctctttcaaaaGAAATTCGAGTTGTACCTAGTTAGGAATGATAGGAGGGGCACCCACCATGATAGACTAATGGGTCAGTCTCCCGGAGATATTGGCCCGTTTAATGATGTAAGCAATACAAGCCGTTGAGCTTACTCTGAAATTGCTCCCAGCGACGCAGATGATTCTCCCATTTAAGTTCCTTAGAGCCACTGCTTGGATCCTCACAGCACACAGCGCGCGCATAGCCAAAGTAGTTTTAAAACGTGAGACGTTAGCCTCCCTTTcgcttctttttttcttttttcatgtGTACCGGTAAGATATCAGCAAATAATAGGTCTAGCGTTTCTGCATTATGGACTTTTTCGAAGAATCGAGAATCTTTTCATCTCGAATTTTTCCACATTCTTTCGCGTGTTCAACcagatttaaataaaaaaatggacGAGTGGCGGCTCCATATCTTTAAAGACATCAAGGTATGCCTTAGGTAAGTGAGAACAAGTGTATTTGTCATAAAATTGTCGTGTACCGTGTAGATAGGAGCATGAAACTTATACATTTCTTCGGTCACTCTCATAGCAATAGATGCATCAGTTTGATTTTGTTGACGTAT contains:
- the LOC130460615 gene encoding ATP synthase subunit a; this encodes MKIGNLYFSFTNPSLFMLLTLSLVLLLLHFVTKKGGGNSVPNVWQSLVELIYDFVLNLVNEQIGGLSGNVKQKFFPCILVTFTFLLFRNLQGMIPYSFTVTSHFLITLGLSFSIFIGITIVGFQRNGLHFLSFSLPAGVPLPLAPFLVLLELIPHCFRALSSGIRLFANMMAGHSSVKILSGFAWTMLCMNDLLYFIGDLGPLFIVLALTGLELGVAILQAHVFTILICIYLNDAINLHQNFYLFIIEQKRGIYA